From Microcoleus sp. FACHB-831, a single genomic window includes:
- a CDS encoding antibiotic biosynthesis monooxygenase: MSEFQDFLKHKFAYVAIGEFKAGKFDEAEELYEKAVSTYEQGFKGSYLLQEPGTDRGIAIILWESAEDMEANKSEAYQAILDKMNPLFAKPPTTAFYEVVSEIKTVDESSESV, from the coding sequence ATGTCGGAGTTTCAAGATTTTCTCAAACATAAATTTGCTTATGTTGCTATCGGAGAGTTCAAAGCAGGCAAATTTGATGAAGCAGAAGAACTCTACGAAAAAGCTGTCTCAACATACGAGCAAGGCTTCAAGGGATCTTACCTGTTGCAAGAACCGGGCACTGACAGAGGAATTGCTATAATTCTTTGGGAGAGTGCGGAAGATATGGAAGCCAACAAAAGCGAGGCTTACCAAGCCATATTAGATAAGATGAATCCTTTGTTTGCCAAACCACCAACTACGGCTTTCTATGAAGTGGTTAGTGAAATTAAGACCGTAGATGAAAGTAGCGAATCTGTATAA
- a CDS encoding class I SAM-dependent methyltransferase, producing the protein MTAALNTSPGLASRLVNGVLAIKPLANLAKQKARQMMIKRAEEIGVPWTKQVEELRSHDWEGQLAKVQNPSLTYPQYYVRSFHAYDSGNLSWDAALEVEVAAKAVHAKIWPDAGSQGDDKLRQSYHDVLTSQIANQPRDIVDLGCSVGMSTFALQEVYPQAKITGLDLSPYFLAVANYRSQQRNQPINWVQAAAESTGLPDASFDLVSTFLMFHELPQSAAMQIFREARRLLRPGGHLAIMDMNPKSEVFAKMPPYILTLLKSTEPYLDEYFALDFERALVEAGFADVSITGNSPRHRTIIASRL; encoded by the coding sequence CGCTTGGTAAACGGCGTGCTTGCCATTAAGCCTTTGGCTAACTTAGCCAAGCAAAAAGCGCGTCAGATGATGATTAAACGAGCAGAGGAAATTGGAGTACCTTGGACAAAGCAAGTAGAGGAATTGCGATCGCATGACTGGGAAGGGCAACTAGCTAAGGTACAAAATCCCAGCTTGACCTATCCCCAATACTACGTGCGATCGTTCCACGCCTACGATAGCGGTAATCTTAGCTGGGATGCTGCTTTAGAAGTGGAAGTTGCAGCCAAAGCCGTTCACGCAAAAATTTGGCCAGATGCTGGGAGCCAAGGCGATGACAAACTCCGCCAATCGTATCACGATGTCCTTACATCTCAAATTGCCAACCAGCCGCGAGACATTGTGGACTTGGGTTGCAGCGTGGGGATGAGTACTTTTGCCCTGCAAGAAGTTTATCCGCAAGCCAAAATTACGGGTTTGGACTTATCACCCTATTTTTTGGCTGTTGCTAACTATAGATCCCAGCAGCGTAATCAGCCGATAAACTGGGTTCAGGCAGCAGCGGAATCTACTGGATTGCCAGATGCTTCGTTTGATTTAGTCTCTACCTTCCTAATGTTCCATGAATTGCCCCAGTCTGCCGCAATGCAGATTTTCCGCGAGGCTAGGCGTCTGCTGCGTCCCGGCGGACATTTGGCGATTATGGATATGAATCCGAAGTCGGAGGTTTTTGCCAAGATGCCACCGTATATCTTAACTTTGCTCAAGAGTACGGAGCCTTACTTGGATGAGTATTTCGCCTTGGATTTTGAGCGGGCGCTAGTAGAGGCTGGCTTTGCTGATGTGAGTATTACTGGCAATAGCCCTCGCCATCGCACGATTATTGCCAGTCGGTTGTAG